Proteins from one Cryptomeria japonica chromosome 4, Sugi_1.0, whole genome shotgun sequence genomic window:
- the LOC131040326 gene encoding uncharacterized protein LOC131040326 isoform X1, translating to MASGEWEKQAALQTPKRWPVAEQRFTAKKPKSFSFQISNPLPVKSDNLKSSLLDSLEHYVVTQSSYKKKRDDQFKFIESQLIIANKETKKLIAEKRQLANELHTAAQELERSKRVFDQLKEEKDKIADELQTTKPEIEKCKQKTEQSMKDLNTMKDEMKYLGEEKGWILKERDQIADSLQKSEQMVEYYRHKGTQLRETQTKFEKFKAVLKFAIEEKNRMSEEKDKISDELKKAREHSPKDSDTDDDAFNCLICMEPWTESHSGEHNICSLACGHFFGRSCIMKWIKQHCDGNSSKCPTCQKKATLKDLRNHYVQHISIGNGKNQ from the exons ATGGCTAGCGGAGAATGGGAAAAGCAAGCTGCACTGCAAACACCCAAAAGATGGCCTGTTGCAGAGCAACGATTCACAGCCAAAAAACCCAAATCTTTTTCCTTCCAAATTTCAAATCCACTCCCCGTCAAATCTGATAATTTAAAATCCTCCCTTTTGGATTCATTAGAACATTATGTGGTAACTCAATCTTCTTATAAAAAGAAGAGAGATGATCAGTTCAAATTCATTGAGTCACAGTTGATCATAGCaaataaagaaacaaaaaaattgatTGCAGAGAAAAGACAGCTTGCAAATGAATTGCACACGGCTGCTCAAGAATTGGAACGTAGTAAACGAGTATTTGATCAATTGAAAGAAGAGAAGGATAAGATAGCTGATGAGCTTCAAACCACCAAGCCGGAGATTGAGAAATGCAAGCAAAAAACTGAACAGAGTATGAAGGATTTGAACACAATGAAAGATGAGATGAAATATTTGGGTGAAGAGAAAGGTTGGATACTAAAAGAGAGAGATCAAATAGCCGACAGCTTGCAAAAATCGGAGCAGATGGTTGAATATTACAGACACAAGGGTACCCAGTTGAGGGAAACGCAGACAAAGTTTGAGAAGTTCAAAGCTGTGTTGAAATTTGCTATTGAAGAGAAGAATCGAATGTCAGAGGAGAAGGACAAAATATCAGATGAATTAAAGAAGGCCCGTGAGCATTCTCCAAAAGATTCTgatacagatgatgatgctttTAATTGCCTTATTTGCATGGAACCATGGACTGAATCTCATTCTGGAGAGCATAATATCTG CTCCCTTGCTTGTGGGCACTTTTTTGGCAGGTCATGCATTATGAAATGGATTAAGCAACATTGCGATGGGAATTCGTCCAAG TGCCCAACATGCCAGAAAAAAGCAACACTAAAAGACCTAAGAAATCACTATGTGCAGCATATCTCCATTGGAAACGGAAAGAATCAATAG
- the LOC131040326 gene encoding autophagy-related protein 23 isoform X2, with protein sequence MASGEWEKQAALQTPKRWPVAEQRFTAKKPKSFSFQISNPLPVKSDNLKSSLLDSLEHYVVTQSSYKKKRDDQFKFIESQLIIANKETKKLIAEKRQLANELHTAAQELERSKRVFDQLKEEKDKIADELQTTKPEIEKCKQKTEQSMKDLNTMKDEMKYLGEEKGWILKERDQIADSLQKSEQMVEYYRHKGTQLRETQTKFEKFKAVLKFAIEEKNRMSEEKDKISDELKKAREHSPKDSDTDDDAFNCLICMEPWTESHSGEHNIWVTGRYITFIIVELQLPCLWALFWQVMHYEMD encoded by the exons ATGGCTAGCGGAGAATGGGAAAAGCAAGCTGCACTGCAAACACCCAAAAGATGGCCTGTTGCAGAGCAACGATTCACAGCCAAAAAACCCAAATCTTTTTCCTTCCAAATTTCAAATCCACTCCCCGTCAAATCTGATAATTTAAAATCCTCCCTTTTGGATTCATTAGAACATTATGTGGTAACTCAATCTTCTTATAAAAAGAAGAGAGATGATCAGTTCAAATTCATTGAGTCACAGTTGATCATAGCaaataaagaaacaaaaaaattgatTGCAGAGAAAAGACAGCTTGCAAATGAATTGCACACGGCTGCTCAAGAATTGGAACGTAGTAAACGAGTATTTGATCAATTGAAAGAAGAGAAGGATAAGATAGCTGATGAGCTTCAAACCACCAAGCCGGAGATTGAGAAATGCAAGCAAAAAACTGAACAGAGTATGAAGGATTTGAACACAATGAAAGATGAGATGAAATATTTGGGTGAAGAGAAAGGTTGGATACTAAAAGAGAGAGATCAAATAGCCGACAGCTTGCAAAAATCGGAGCAGATGGTTGAATATTACAGACACAAGGGTACCCAGTTGAGGGAAACGCAGACAAAGTTTGAGAAGTTCAAAGCTGTGTTGAAATTTGCTATTGAAGAGAAGAATCGAATGTCAGAGGAGAAGGACAAAATATCAGATGAATTAAAGAAGGCCCGTGAGCATTCTCCAAAAGATTCTgatacagatgatgatgctttTAATTGCCTTATTTGCATGGAACCATGGACTGAATCTCATTCTGGAGAGCATAATATCTG GGTCACAGGAAGATATATAACTTTCATAATTGTGGAGTTGCAGCTCCCTTGCTTGTGGGCACTTTTTTGGCAGGTCATGCATTATGAAATGGATTAA